Genomic DNA from Dioscorea cayenensis subsp. rotundata cultivar TDr96_F1 chromosome 1, TDr96_F1_v2_PseudoChromosome.rev07_lg8_w22 25.fasta, whole genome shotgun sequence:
CTAGTAAAAGTTTTAATATAGTTTTCGCCAGCAAGACCATGGTCCAATGACACTCGTCCCAATGCATAAGGTTATGGTTGCAGTACTTTCTTTGTCCGGATTCAAAATGCATCACCATAATAATGTTAAAATTGATCTTCATATGAGAGCAGATTTACAATCCAATCCATGCACTGTCAAGTGATTAATTTCATATTGTGTGCATTTCCCTCATAGTGTTTGtcacatttgtaaaaaaattataatttttaatgtaaaataattttattttttagatatactagtattattttaatgaatatttacCGAATCGAACACTCGCCTATGTgtctagaaaaaaaataaaataccaacgtTTTTTTCAAGATACTGCTGAATAATCTTTTTTGATAAGCTAAACTAAAATACACAACAACCTTGGGATTAATTAAGGAATTGGTCTCTCAATTTCtttcaaaaatccaaatgaACTGTTCTTTATGTGACTGATGAATAATCAAATGCTTTAATACACGGGCAAAACAAATCAATTGTTGCATTGAATTGAAAGCTTATCTGAAGCCTTGTTTTTCCTGTCAGATTCTTCAGTACTAAGTCACActctttcttgtttgatttgaatATATCTCAAGATGCATATTCATCATTCCTTGTTTTTATTCacaagaataagaacaaaaaaaaaaaagaagaaaaaaataataatctgaAAGGCATTTAGAAGGTGCAATGCACCATTGAATAATGAGCTCCAAGCCAAAATCTGAAAACAACTCCATGAATCCTAAAACCAtgggctatatatatataaatagttttgTACTTAAAACCACACAAACAAAGGCAAAAACATGTGAAGTAAAAATCCACAAATCTTTTCACTTCCATTAATCTCCATTTCTCAAAAAGCTTTACAAACTCTTTCAATTTCTCTCTACTTATTTATTTCAACAGCTAAAAATCCAACCACAAATTCATTTTTAGTACAAACAAGGAAATTTCACATTTCTATGATGCTGTATTTTGTAAAAACAAAGACAATTGAGTAGTTTCAGCAGAGCCTTGGCAATCCTCTGTTACTGCTGTGATGTGAAGGgctgttgatgttgttgttcttcGACATTTTCGACATTTGACCTTTCATTTCCCTGCAAACTTTCTCCAATTCGATAACTCGGTGTTGCATTTTCTCAAGATTGAACCTCAATTGTTCTTTTTCATCGGTCGGCGGAGTTTTAGGCGATGCTTTCTCGGCCGCTCTTTTCGGTGTGTTGCATTGGAGTTTTGATTGTTGAGCTACCAATGCTTGCATTGCAACTCTCGGTGGGATCCTCGGGTTCTTTGCGAGGTCTTTGCATGCTTCTAGAGTGAGCTTCTCGTAGTTCAGGCATCGGCATGCCTTTGCCCGGTCGTCGGAGGACAGTCCCGGGTGTGACTGTTGTTAATAAACCACTCATTGTAATCATATGCAGCAAAAATTATATGAATGCATGATTTTTCTCCTTCAtgatatcaataaaaaaaatagcaatatatattcatatgatTGGACATAAACAGAAATGAAATTCTTAGCAGTATAACAAAAAGAATACAATAATGTTCATATGATTGGAAATCAAAAAGGCAGATTAAATAATAGAACAGAAatggaattattagcagtaaaAAGAAGTGTAATTCTTGAGAATAAACACTTTTGAGTAACTTCTACATTCATgataatcaatataaaaaatacaataatgcTCATATGATTGGGAACACATAAAGGCAGATTAAATACTAAAACAAAAGAGGAATCATTAGCAGTAAAAAGAAAGTAATTTTTGAGCGTGAATTCTTTAATCAGTAACTGTAAATTCATGACATCTATCCAAGAAAAGCAGAAAACAATACAACAGAAACGAAAAAAATCCTTAGCAGTAAAAAGAACTGTAATTCTTGAGCATGAACACTTTAATCAGTATCTTTAAATTCATGACAAAAAACCAGAAAACAATGCAACAGAAATGGAAATAGCAGTAAAAAGAACAGTGATGATTCTTGAGCATGAACACTTGAATAAgcaacattaaactcatggcaTTAATCAAGAAAAAAGCAGAAAACAACGCAACAGAAATATAAAATCCTCAGCAGTAAAAAACAAACAGGAAAACAAGAACAATCTCTTCAGCACAATttcaaagaacaagaagataaaatgaatgaagaaaatGGCCATAAAATTGATGCAAACCTCAAAGTATATATCAAGAGCTCTGTAAACACCATCAAAACAATCTCTTCCAGAATCAGGCAAGCTCTCAGCAATAGCAAGAAACTTAGAAACCTTCAAGCTTTGATCAGGAGAAATCTCTCCCAAGTACTTATCAATCAACCTGCCAACCTTCTTCATCCTCTGAAAAGACATTCCACTCTCCTCAGCACTCACAAACACTCTCACCAACCTCAACACCAAGCTCACATCATAAACACTGCCCCCTTCCTGGCCTGAAACCAAGAGATCATCCAGTGTTGCCTGGTCCAGCATCAACCCCATCAATCTCTCCAATTTATGCCTGCATTCCTTGCTTATCCCCAGAGAAGACACCACCCTCAAAACCCAGAAGAGACCCCTACAAGAAAAGGCAGTCCTTCCCATTAAGACAACACCATGAACTGCAGTATCAGCAAGGTCACCATACTGTTCTTGCCCTCCATTCAATGCTGCTGTTTTCAGGTAGTGAAGGAGGAATCTGGTGAGGATAAGGTTCTTGTTATGAGCCCCAAATGCTCCAAGagtcttcatcatcttctcaaTGATGTTTGGGGACAAGATAGTCAGGTCTTCAAACCACCATTCTCTGGTGAAACATGGCTTGATTGTATCTGGGGTTTTGGTGGATATGGAGCACCTGAAACCAGTTGTGTCTGgggatgaagaagatgaggaacAAGAAGGGAttggtgttggtgttgttgCTAAAGTAAGCAATGATGGTTCAGAGTTTGCTGAAATCTTAGCAAGAAGAGAGGAAATAAGCCTTTCTAGAAGGCCAGAAGAGTCAGCAATGGAGAAAAAGGGCTCACAAGTCTTGAGAGATGTCAAGATGTCATCCCATGTCCAGTAGAAGAGTCCTTCAAGAAAGGTCTCAGCTTGGCTGAGGAGATTACAAGGGGAAACCTCTTCACTCATCTCCAAGAACATTGCAGAGCTATGGAGAACACTAATGGTGGAAGGACTCATCCCAATCCTTCCATTGTTGTAGCAAAACCTTGAAACAAGCTCAAATCCATGTTTCCCACCTGGAAACTCTCCAATCTTGAGCTTCACCCTCTTGTTCtggcttctcttcttctcctgcTTCACCATCCTCCTCAATCTCCCTGAGAATGAGCACATCACCCTCTGTTCCCCCACATCAAAAACCACACAAAGATTCAATCTTTTTGCTTccaaacattagaaaaaaacCAACTTTTTGTGATTTCCTTCTTACCTGATTGACATAGAATGTGTGCTCCCCATTGATGTCAATCTTGAGATCACAAACTTCCTGCATGACTAACTAAATCAAGATACAAGAACAAGaccaacaacaaaaagaatgaaagtGAATGGCATATGCATGAAGAGAAAACACTGtctgtgcatatatatatatatatatatatattgttaatgtTGATAagaaaagccaaaaaaataGGTGTGTTTGTGTGTCCTGGCAGGTCATGTAGGTGGTGGGGACAATCATCTTCAcatttttgttcttcttgttttctcttaCTCTGCCATGAAAATCTAAGTATTCTTCTTGCAAAACCATTGGCCATGTCACATGTGAGTGTTTGCAATGGAAGCTTGTgaactttttatttatgtacTTAATCAATTTCCATTAAATTTATCCCTTCATGTTacatttatctatttatttctttatttctaaataaataaataaataaactacctAAAATATGTAATGAAGAAAAATACAGATGTATGACAAGATGAAACAAAGatcaaacataaaaaatcaaaaaaagtgGGTTCAATTATCGTTTGTGATTAGGTATCTTTATGATGaagacaaaaataagaaaagtatacaaaaaaaaaaaataagtagaaCTTCCAGATGCTCACAGCTGTGTAGGGTTTTACATCTATAATTGTTTTGGAGAGATCGTCTCACAAAGATATCAGACGAAGAGACGCACCTAAAGTTGAagttgtttaaatttaaaatcctaGCTTTTAGAGGGTTCtttgttgttatatattgtgtttatttgttaaaatattaattactcgTTAAAGTATcttatatttataatgaatagttttatgatgatattttaaaattataatgatgaaaatgaaatataagaATGAATGGTGACTATATTAAAACATGTGATGATCTTTATCacttaaataattaagaaaagaagaagaaggatccATTAATGAACATTGCTAAAGTTTAAATGGAACAAAAGTGTGGCCTTATCCTCTTTGGCATCATACATAACAAAGACAtccatcaaagagaaaaaaattaaaagaccAAAATTATTGTAAGATATCTCAAGCACTGTAATGTTGCTTCCCTCCAAGTTCACATTAAATGTTTGcctttttacatatataccctttgGTGTTTCTATGAATATTGGTGTTCagggaaaaatttttttctttgcctttttttaatatatagatatagtaaatattttatacatggagaaacaaaaataaataataaagctaaataaaaaaagatatttaatacaatatgtgtttatattaatatctgTGCTTAGAGAAAtgctttttaaattgaattatttgtttatttattgttactattattattattattattattattattattattattattattattattattatttctttttaacaaatataacaaacatgtATAGAGCATTATCACAAACTCATAATGGAAATTGATCATTTACTCATACATCCTCATTCAACTCCCAATAGCATGAAAAATTGGGTAGATTGTAAGCCCACTCCCACACTATGGATCTTTGAACACCATTGTGTCTAATACGTCTCAAATATGGCCAATAAAAGTCCTGTATACCAAGCTTTACCCAATAAAGCAAGTGTCGCTTAACCAAAGGCCTTTGCTTTGAATGATTTattagtccttataattttttcaatggTTGATTACTCCtatcatttttaaattactatATTAGGGATTACAATgtagatttattgaaaattttataaatataaaaacaaaaataaacattaacatcatatatatatatatatatatatatatatatatatatatcctgaATTAAGTCATCATTAATTCACTAGAAGGTCCTTTAAAATATTACTTGTTACAATTGGATGGAATAAGCCTTTATAGTTTGTAGAATAAATATTCAACCCATTGGAcataagttaaattattttcttaaccAATAAATGCAACCTAAGCATCAAGTTCGGTAATAATAACATTTCttacaataagaaaactatatatatatatatatatatacttttgtttTAACACTCGTTACTCAATTCAAACATACAAAgtgaattcaaattcaaattaatgaAAGAATGCTCCAAGGTTCaagaaaacattatatatatatatatatatatatggtttgttGTTATATACTATAAATGTTTTAGATTGGATGTTTAAATGATTCAATGATTCTTCTCATGGTTCATGAAAATGCTTTGAAAAGTGTGCCCGCAATTGGAGGGGATGAGTTGCAGGGAATGTTCCCACTCtccattattattgttattattattattattattattaaacaaaacacATTAAATAGATAGTCACGGGTCTTTGGATTCCTTATACTATATTAATTcttcattaattcattaatttattattattattattattattattattaaaaatttactaaTAATCGTTTAATTTATTGGTATTAGGTCCCCTCCATAAAGTGTTTGTATCTCACTGAGAAGGTGAGTTTCTTAACTCACATAAGGCGAGATTACAATTGTTGTAAAACTTGTTTTTGCACTCTTCAATTATGTCTATTCTTGGTATGTGACTTgcttatatttaaaaaataataattttatgagtttctaaaattattatttatttttatttttaattattgaaaaaatactAAAGGTATACagtgattaaataaatatattgagaAATTAGGATTAGTGTGATCCTTAagctaaattttttaattaaaaataaaattaaaagtattcacATAAATTATTGATTGGAATAATGGGGGTTGGGAGTTGgagaatatttattttataatcttaTAAAGTACacctaaaatcaaaattaaaattaaagaaaaaatgagaAGGTTATTTTGGTAATTCAACATCATGTACAATTATTTGGTTGATATAACGCCCTGGCTATGAAGACATTGGTCACATCAAACCAGCAATGCCACAAACCACTACAGTCcctacaaattatttatttatttatttattttttggtctttattattattattattattattattattattattattattattagttaaataCTTGTACATATAAACCAAAGCAAAACTTATAACTATGCGCATATGGTTACAAAGTTGttataatttaagaaaatgacTTGCAGATCttcttgattaattttaaaaaaacctaccTATCTTGAAAAGTCTCacttaattatatgtatatctctcaataaaattgaaactaGTTAtactttttacaaattaatttgactgtatttgtatgtatatataccctTTTACCCATATATTAAATGACCAAAAAaactatgcatatatataattctaaatttttttaatgataattaagttaatatttacgtgtgtatatttatatatatacggatacccccaaatgatgaaaaattaaaaaaatgactaCAATGACGAGTGGAGCAAGGATCTAGATAGAAAAATCTAGAGACGAGAGAGGGGTGGggtaaaaaagagagagagacgaGGGAAGGGTGGGGTAaagaagggagagagagagacaccAGGGCATTTGATGGTGATCCAACAAACCATGGTGCCCGCAGATTGCAAATCTGCAGATGTCCTGAGAtgacacatacacatatatatatgtatagcaaAACATCAACTGACGGACATTCGTAGTAAAGTCCGCAGTTGAGCACAGTATTAATTAGGGTGCTACAGTAAAGCCTAATGATGGATTAGTTGAATTGATTAGTTCtgatttgatttataaatttttcttttagttctaCTAGAAATAGGTTACGGTGCACACAACAGTTCAGGTCAAATTACTGtacatctcatttttttttactgtgcGCTATTTATAAGTACAGTAACACTATATATTaactcattttaattattaaatttaaatcctAAAAATTTCTAATAGTGGTTAAGTTAATATTTGCCATATACAGATCtatacaaattttatatataaatataaacaaacaccGCCAGAAGTAGCTTATgaatttatatagaaaaaaccatttttaatattaggaaaaaaatcaatatttataaaatttataatattataatgtgAGTTAGATAAATATAtcctaaataaatttttttatttatacatactAATCTCTATTTTTCtacacttgaaaaaaaaaaaaaaacttgccactttctttcaaattatTTGCCCCTTGAAAAAGATGAGTGTTCAacgataattttttaaaagctataaataaataaaaacaatggaataaaaaaaattagaatatttttaaaacctctaaatatttgaaaaattagagtgacagtttgaatatatatatacacatgaatgGGTTATGGGGACAAAACACTTCATTACTTTAGCGGTGTGCTCGAAAAGTTAATATTTGTGCCTTCACCTACAAAAACATACACTTTGGGGTCATTTGATTCATGGTAATAatatattaccacgtaatgagattaccatggtaatatcaGTGGGACTGTTATATGGTTGgaaatattgcggtaatttaatataaccatgtttggttgggatttcttattaccgggaatagttcattaccgtgtttagttgtcatggtaatcaatttgttaaaatataaaaagttataagattatcatggtaatccaagatagataccaaatttggtggtaataggattaccacttttttggtaatatttatgagttggtaatgtgatattactatttacattaccaccggtgcaatgtcaaacatggtaatattttcagattaccacgtgaatattaccgcgaaccaaacgatCCATTTATGTAGAGGACtgaatatcaataaataaaaaatttgttagttattttgattaaattgaaaCTATGATGATTTAGAGGTAATTTTGAGttaaattgaaattatatttaatatttaatattaaatttaggcgtaataaaaaaatcattcatgttttttttatagttaagAAAAACCAGATGGATAAACAAGTACGGGCTTTCTTTACCATGTCTAAGAattggtaattttaaaaatatatatatatatataggccacgaaattattttattaataaaattttaaaaattttgtagggtatataactatatatacaaaaatgGTGGTACTTATCTGGATCTTAATCAAGTGTTAAGTCAACTATGGGCCTTCACGGGAGCTGTTAatcttctttaattaatgattaattaatgctaaacatttaattatctatttgcaagtggtattaattttttttcattaatttctcGTGAACccaaaaatataatagtcaCAAGTTCATGATTTGCTcataaatttaggatttataattgcattcttaaagcattttttaattttttattattaaaattaattatttaaataataagaattttaATTAGAAATACTGGCATACTGCCAATTTTTCCATTTGGCATTTAAAatactataattattttcaaataatcataaaaacttgaaaatttattttatatcccTCTAATAGAAGAggttaatataaaatttataaaataacaattgtATGTTATCAttagaaatagataaaaaaaaaaactataattttaaggggcttttgcaggtgtacccctaaaaaattttgaaattgcatatttgcccttgaataaaagttaattgcatacatacccttgaataatatacataattgtgTATATACCCTTGGgtttcaaattagttgaaaaaccatctattaacaaacaacaaatatataaaattaccattataccattgcatatatacccttgaaaagtttttttttaagttgtacaagggttattttggaccttttgtatatcttaatccaagttataaccatagttaattAAGTTTGATTACCAGAATCTAACAGTAAGGGCATATCCgcaattatctatatttttcaggagtatatatacaattatattttttcggagagtaaatatgcaattatagaacttttgaggggtttataaccaattctccCTAATTTGAATTTGTGGAACTAACTTAACTTCACATTGGTTATTTGTATTGATTGGGTATTAAAATGAGATTcttcttaattaaaaattaaataatgaacaATAATTAGAAGTTTTATAGAATATAAGATGCTTGCTAGTTAAGAGAATGCACTTTTCATCCTAATAAAGATAAATTGTAAGCCGGTAATTTTAATCAAggtgaattttataaaataaaaattcgttaatttaaaatatgatataaagaTATTTAAAGATATTTCACATCTCTCATTGATTATGACCTTTATATCTGATGATGAAAGGAAAGACATGGGGAAGGAGAGGTACAAAGAGGACGCAAGGGACATTGAATAATTATAATCCAGCAAATTTTTGgagagttaattttttttatttattattttactttatttttacttcATTCATCTAACTTCAAAGCGTATTAAAATAGTTattcaagttataaaaaatttcacactGGGCAATCATCCAATATTTTTCTACACTCAATAGTCTATGTGGCCGGCTAATAAAATTATCACATAAGCTTGATGATGTCATTACCTGCTGATTTAGCTTTTACGATACCCACGTGGATTATTAAGCACCAAAAAATTTTGAGTGACTGTCTggcaaaaatttttataatttggatgatcattttgatatattttgaagTTGAATGATtgaagtgaaaataaaacaaaagtagGGTGACTGTGTAAAAAATTAACCCATTTTGGAATGTTTCCATAGATTCAAAATCCGAGGATGTCCACATATGACTGGTCCTCcatatgaagatatatatatatatatcttcataatCTCTCATTAATTATAATCTTTGTTgctacttttatatatatatatatatatatatatatatgaagatattTCACATCTCCCATTATTTATGAACTTTGTTGCTGCTTTGGATTGGGCTTTGGGCTGGGCTCACACTAAGTAGTAGTTcttgatggtggtggtggtggaatttttttatgtggTTTGAATTGAATGACTGGGAGGTGACATTTACTTGGAGTTGTtgaaattagtattttttataGCTAGTGAAAGAAATTCTGAAGGGGAGAAAAtgcatttatataaaatttcatttcttCTATTTTAGGTGGCGTTTGGTTCAGGGGCGGAGCCAGGATTTAAATAAAAGGGGGTCcgagattaaaaaatttgaacataatttgttttttttgagTCAATTCAAAAAgtacattaattaattagaaaaacttACAACAAACAAGCATcacaaaagcaaacaaaaaaccACATTGCAACTTAATGGAACACCAAACCCAAACAAATTTTAGACataacaccactgctaacattATCTAGCCAAGGCTATCTTGGATGCTCCACTTACACTCCATTGAATACTCCACTAGTGCACAACACTGAATCAACAGTTGCCACACAACCTGAAAGTCTGAAACAAGATAGTAAAATCACTCATTAAATTCTACCCAAACATCAAAACATAGCAACACAATAACTCTCATTAATAGCACaaatacaatcaaaacaaatccaagtatccaaTTGATTCCTACAGAAGCATCAATAACAAATGGTTCCAAGCTTTCATAAACCAAAATCTCACCAATAGCATATAGACTCCACAACTAATCAAATGACAATTATAAGTTTATAACATTAGCCAATCAACTTTACTCAATACCACACTTTCAAAGAGAATGAGTGTCTAAAAAATTTGCAATTGACATGTCATTGAATCAACTTCAAATAAAATGGCTaaatattgaatgaaaatataatatagaaattggtaattaaagaaaagttcaattgttcaaacaaatatatacgGATATACCTCATTTCTTAAGTTGTGATCGCCGATGTTTTATTGcataaaaatcatcaattatCATATCTGTGGTAAATTTTTCTGCAATCTCCTTCTCAATTTAGACAATCATGTAATCAGTGAGAAAACCATCTTCCATCTTGTTGCGAAGccttgttttaataattttcatag
This window encodes:
- the LOC120258828 gene encoding BTB/POZ domain-containing protein At3g19850 isoform X2; translation: MQEVCDLKIDINGEHTFYVNQRVMCSFSGRLRRMVKQEKKRSQNKRVKLKIGEFPGGKHGFELVSRFCYNNGRIGMSPSTISVLHSSAMFLEMSEEVSPCNLLSQAETFLEGLFYWTWDDILTSLKTCEPFFSIADSSGLLERLISSLLAKISANSEPSLLTLATTPTPIPSCSSSSSSPDTTGFRCSISTKTPDTIKPCFTREWWFEDLTILSPNIIEKMMKTLGAFGAHNKNLILTRFLLHYLKTAALNGGQEQYGDLADTAVHGVVLMGRTAFSCRGLFWVLRVVSSLGISKECRHKLERLMGLMLDQATLDDLLVSGQEGGSVYDVSLVLRLVRVFVSAEESGMSFQRMKKVGRLIDKYLGEISPDQSLKVSKFLAIAESLPDSGRDCFDGVYRALDIYFESHPGLSSDDRAKACRCLNYEKLTLEACKDLAKNPRIPPRVAMQALVAQQSKLQCNTPKRAAEKASPKTPPTDEKEQLRFNLEKMQHRVIELEKVCREMKGQMSKMSKNNNINSPSHHSSNRGLPRLC
- the LOC120258828 gene encoding BTB/POZ domain-containing protein At3g19850 isoform X1 translates to MVLQEEYLDFHGREVCDLKIDINGEHTFYVNQRVMCSFSGRLRRMVKQEKKRSQNKRVKLKIGEFPGGKHGFELVSRFCYNNGRIGMSPSTISVLHSSAMFLEMSEEVSPCNLLSQAETFLEGLFYWTWDDILTSLKTCEPFFSIADSSGLLERLISSLLAKISANSEPSLLTLATTPTPIPSCSSSSSSPDTTGFRCSISTKTPDTIKPCFTREWWFEDLTILSPNIIEKMMKTLGAFGAHNKNLILTRFLLHYLKTAALNGGQEQYGDLADTAVHGVVLMGRTAFSCRGLFWVLRVVSSLGISKECRHKLERLMGLMLDQATLDDLLVSGQEGGSVYDVSLVLRLVRVFVSAEESGMSFQRMKKVGRLIDKYLGEISPDQSLKVSKFLAIAESLPDSGRDCFDGVYRALDIYFESHPGLSSDDRAKACRCLNYEKLTLEACKDLAKNPRIPPRVAMQALVAQQSKLQCNTPKRAAEKASPKTPPTDEKEQLRFNLEKMQHRVIELEKVCREMKGQMSKMSKNNNINSPSHHSSNRGLPRLC
- the LOC120258828 gene encoding BTB/POZ domain-containing protein At3g19850 isoform X3, whose translation is MCSFSGRLRRMVKQEKKRSQNKRVKLKIGEFPGGKHGFELVSRFCYNNGRIGMSPSTISVLHSSAMFLEMSEEVSPCNLLSQAETFLEGLFYWTWDDILTSLKTCEPFFSIADSSGLLERLISSLLAKISANSEPSLLTLATTPTPIPSCSSSSSSPDTTGFRCSISTKTPDTIKPCFTREWWFEDLTILSPNIIEKMMKTLGAFGAHNKNLILTRFLLHYLKTAALNGGQEQYGDLADTAVHGVVLMGRTAFSCRGLFWVLRVVSSLGISKECRHKLERLMGLMLDQATLDDLLVSGQEGGSVYDVSLVLRLVRVFVSAEESGMSFQRMKKVGRLIDKYLGEISPDQSLKVSKFLAIAESLPDSGRDCFDGVYRALDIYFESHPGLSSDDRAKACRCLNYEKLTLEACKDLAKNPRIPPRVAMQALVAQQSKLQCNTPKRAAEKASPKTPPTDEKEQLRFNLEKMQHRVIELEKVCREMKGQMSKMSKNNNINSPSHHSSNRGLPRLC